TTTTTCTTTTATTCTCTTTTCCACTTTTTTTAAATAAGTTGTTTTTGCCCGTAGCCTAAAAATTTCCTTAACAATTTTGCTTTTTCCATCATAATTTTTAAATAAAAATTCATAATTCACCTTTTCTGGAATTTCATTTTCAAATAAATTATTTTTTCCATGATTCCAAGTTATAAGCAAATCAACATCATAATTCAGTTCAACCAAATTTTTTAAAACATTAAGTAAAACTCTCTCTTCTCCTCCCATGCTCAAATGACCATGTAATACCAGTACTTTCATATTTTTTCATCCTTTTTTATTTTTTCCAAGTCTATTCTATTTCATATATTTTTTCAAAATATTCAAAAAAAGTTCCATCTTTCTTTCTTTTACTATTTTCTATTTTAAAAGACAATTTATGAATACTTGATTTTTTTGTTATTTCTTGTAATTTATCTTCAGAATATTTATCAAACCATACTCTAAACATTTCATGAGGAAAAGTATCAGATATAACTTGACATTGTTCTTTTTTATAATAATTTTCTATTAATTCGTTATAAAGTATCTGCAAAATAAAATAATTTGGAACTGAATCGTTGTTTTCCCAAAAAATCATTAACATATCTAATAACGTATTAATAACTTTGTTATTTTTATGTGAGAAAATAACACTGCTTAACATTCTTACCTTCGATTTTTTACTCCAAGAAAAATAAATTGAATCATAATCTTCCCATTCTTTTTTATTTTCCAAATTCTCATCCCTTTGAAATAAAAAATAATCCATTTCAAAATATTTTTCAGACAAATAATCTGTCAAAAGTATTGTCGCATCCATCCATACACCACCATAATTACTCAGCAATGCAAGCCTTAATATATCTGAAAAGTGAGCATATCCCATTCTTTTATCATTTAATTTTTCCAAAATATATTCTGGAATATCAAGATATTCCTTCATACTTTCATTATCCAGACGAATTACAGTATAATCCCTGCCATATTTCTCCATAGATTTATAGCAAATTTTTACAACGCTAGGCAATTTTTCATAATCCCAGCCTTGTCCCCAAAATTGCCATATTATGTTCTTATCTGTCAATGTCTTTTTTGGCTTAACTTTTTTTCCAATAACTTTATTTTCAAAGTAATCCTTTAAAATATTATCCCAATCCTTTGCAATTGTTTTTTGATTCAAAAGATACACATTACTTTGTAATTTGTCATATATTTTTTTTGGCAATAATTCTTTATACACATATTTATAGGGCTTTTTATTTAATTTTTCGTTAAGTTTGTAAATTTTGCTGTTAGAAAACTTATATTTCTCCATTTTCACGCTCCTGTTATTTATATAGTAAAACTACTTTGATTAATTCGATCTCACCAATTGAAAATTCAAACATAATATTTAAACTAAAAATAGTAGAACATCATTTTTCATTTTCAAAATTTAAAGTCTTCTGATTTTTTATATTTCTGTACAAATAGTCAATAAAAAATATTAGTACAGTTAAAGTTATTACTAAATGCTTATCATTCAAATTGTCATCTGTCATCCCTTGAATTATCCAGGCTATAAAAGAAACTTTAGTACCTATTTCAAATGCAGTTATTTTTGTATTCCTATCATATTTATAAAAATTTATCTTAAATAATTTTATTAATAAATTTATAATTATCAAAA
The DNA window shown above is from Leptotrichia wadei and carries:
- a CDS encoding capsular polysaccharide synthesis protein — its product is MEKYKFSNSKIYKLNEKLNKKPYKYVYKELLPKKIYDKLQSNVYLLNQKTIAKDWDNILKDYFENKVIGKKVKPKKTLTDKNIIWQFWGQGWDYEKLPSVVKICYKSMEKYGRDYTVIRLDNESMKEYLDIPEYILEKLNDKRMGYAHFSDILRLALLSNYGGVWMDATILLTDYLSEKYFEMDYFLFQRDENLENKKEWEDYDSIYFSWSKKSKVRMLSSVIFSHKNNKVINTLLDMLMIFWENNDSVPNYFILQILYNELIENYYKKEQCQVISDTFPHEMFRVWFDKYSEDKLQEITKKSSIHKLSFKIENSKRKKDGTFFEYFEKIYEIE